The Panacibacter microcysteis genome includes a window with the following:
- the mutY gene encoding A/G-specific adenine glycosylase — protein MNGKKFTQFLLEWNKALNNRPMPWKGEKDPYKVWLSEVILQQTRVEQGWAYYEKFVKQYKDIKALAKASDEAVFKLWEGLGYYSRCKNLLFTARTVAEKYNGVFPASYEEIVQLKGIGPYTASAIASFCFNLPYAVIDGNVFRILARVFGIDTPIDSTAGKKQFKELAEQLLDREQPGIYNQAIMDFGATVCKPALPLCSSCHLNSICAAFKNATVSNLPVKEKTLQKKLRWFSYFIFHANDTTFIHKRTAKDIWQNLFEFYLVESDAAPSWTDDKVETLLATRLGIKQFSNVTVITALPQQLTHQTIKGYFISINLAEVPQVLSGANDRWVTTEQMKNLPFPGFINQHLQNKNIQASLF, from the coding sequence ATGAACGGGAAAAAATTTACGCAGTTTTTGCTGGAATGGAACAAAGCATTAAATAACAGGCCGATGCCATGGAAAGGGGAAAAGGACCCTTATAAGGTATGGCTGAGTGAAGTGATATTGCAACAAACCCGTGTGGAACAGGGATGGGCATACTATGAAAAGTTTGTAAAACAATACAAAGACATTAAAGCACTTGCAAAAGCCAGCGATGAAGCTGTTTTCAAATTATGGGAAGGACTTGGCTACTACTCACGCTGTAAAAACCTGTTGTTTACTGCACGGACTGTAGCAGAAAAATATAATGGTGTATTCCCGGCCAGCTATGAGGAGATTGTACAACTAAAAGGTATTGGACCGTACACGGCATCTGCCATTGCATCATTCTGCTTTAATCTTCCTTATGCCGTAATTGATGGGAACGTTTTTAGAATATTGGCGAGGGTTTTTGGGATTGATACGCCAATTGACAGTACAGCCGGCAAAAAACAGTTTAAGGAACTTGCCGAACAGCTGCTTGACCGGGAACAGCCCGGAATTTACAACCAGGCAATTATGGACTTTGGTGCAACTGTTTGCAAGCCGGCCCTGCCATTGTGTAGTTCGTGCCACCTCAATTCTATTTGTGCTGCTTTTAAAAATGCCACCGTAAGTAATTTGCCTGTAAAAGAAAAGACGCTACAAAAAAAACTGCGATGGTTTTCATATTTTATTTTTCATGCAAATGATACTACGTTTATACACAAAAGAACGGCTAAAGACATCTGGCAAAATCTTTTTGAATTTTATCTTGTGGAGTCGGATGCAGCACCTTCATGGACAGATGACAAGGTTGAAACATTGCTGGCAACGCGGTTGGGCATAAAACAATTTAGTAACGTTACCGTAATTACGGCATTACCACAACAACTTACCCATCAAACAATCAAAGGTTATTTTATTAGCATAAATCTTGCAGAAGTACCACAGGTTTTAAGCGGGGCAAATGACAGGTGGGTAACAACAGAGCAAATGAAAAACCTGCCTTTCCCGGGGTTTATAAACCAGCATTTGCAAAATAAAAATATACAGGCATCTCTTTTTTAG
- a CDS encoding HU family DNA-binding protein has translation MRKSDLINNISEKTGIPKVDVLVTVESLIKEIKENISRGENIYIRGFGSFITKKRAAKIGRNIKKNVAVHIPEHHIPAFKPSKEFVNEVKQMKIPQ, from the coding sequence ATGAGAAAATCAGACCTCATCAACAACATTTCTGAAAAAACAGGCATTCCCAAAGTTGACGTGCTTGTTACAGTAGAATCCCTTATCAAGGAGATAAAAGAAAACATTTCCAGGGGAGAAAACATCTACATCCGTGGATTTGGAAGTTTTATTACAAAAAAGCGTGCTGCAAAAATTGGTCGCAACATCAAGAAAAATGTCGCGGTTCATATTCCCGAGCATCACATCCCCGCATTCAAACCCTCAAAAGAATTTGTAAATGAAGTAAAGCAAATGAAGATTCCGCAATAG
- a CDS encoding tetratricopeptide repeat protein, translated as MNKQQIFLSAGGLVLLVLLYFFGNTIPPVSTEKQASTPQKAASGASADVLASARHDLTTDQSEKITQLENSVVRGNVKEQQIGVYNQLARYWQDSVGRPYIGVYYLGEAAKLENSEKSLNFAARLMFNQVMAGGDPSAVTWVAKNAKVLYEKVLQLNPSDDSAKIELGACYLFGGISEMPMEGIGKIKEVLTRDSSNMYAELMLGLADIKSQQYDKAIVRLERVAKYEPHNIQALFNLAETYERKGDKANAVKWYRLVQNHVEIPAAKQEIEERINSLK; from the coding sequence GTGAATAAACAACAAATCTTTCTTTCAGCCGGTGGACTCGTTTTACTGGTTTTATTGTATTTTTTTGGTAATACTATTCCACCGGTCTCTACCGAAAAACAGGCTTCTACTCCACAAAAAGCTGCTTCCGGGGCATCGGCAGACGTGTTGGCTTCAGCCAGGCATGATCTTACCACAGACCAGTCAGAGAAAATAACCCAATTGGAGAATAGTGTTGTACGGGGTAATGTAAAAGAGCAACAAATAGGCGTGTACAACCAGCTTGCGCGCTACTGGCAGGATTCTGTTGGCAGGCCTTATATTGGTGTTTATTACCTTGGAGAAGCAGCAAAGTTGGAAAATTCGGAAAAAAGCCTCAATTTCGCAGCCCGTTTGATGTTTAACCAGGTAATGGCAGGTGGAGATCCTTCAGCTGTAACCTGGGTGGCAAAGAACGCTAAAGTTCTTTATGAAAAGGTTTTGCAGCTCAATCCATCAGATGATTCTGCAAAGATTGAATTAGGTGCATGTTATCTTTTTGGCGGCATTTCTGAGATGCCCATGGAAGGTATCGGGAAAATCAAAGAAGTGCTAACCAGGGATTCAAGCAATATGTATGCAGAATTAATGCTTGGCCTGGCAGACATAAAAAGTCAGCAGTACGATAAAGCCATTGTGCGGCTCGAAAGGGTTGCGAAGTACGAACCACATAACATACAAGCCTTGTTCAACCTTGCAGAAACCTACGAGCGCAAGGGCGATAAAGCAAATGCTGTAAAATGGTACAGGCTGGTGCAAAACCATGTAGAAATTCCCGCAGCAAAGCAGGAAATTGAAGAAAGGATCAATTCATTGAAATAA
- a CDS encoding Rne/Rng family ribonuclease: MNKELIINAAPTGVEIALLENKKLVELHHEKADASFAVGDLYLGKVKKLIPGLNAAFVDVGFEKDAFLHYTDLSPYARSLLKFTQQCIGDKSEQIFDFSKFQAEPEIIKTGKINEVLNGKPDILVQILKEPIAAKGPRLSCEISLPGRFVVITPFNDIVAVSKKIHSGEERKRLQKIVDAIKPKNFGVIVRTAAEGKSTSELHEDLLNLVETWKAIQRNLKSNTAPAKILSEQDKTTSILRDLLSEDFNRVVINDKNIYNDTLSYVNKIAPDKQNIVSHYHNGIPIFDQYGITKQVKSSFGKTVNLPSGAYLIIEHTEALHVVDVNSGYKSVSNNQEENALETNLEAAEEIARQLRLRDIGGIIVVDFIDMKLPDNKRKLQEAMENFMRSDRAKHAVLAISKFGLMQITRQRMRPEVNINTSEICPSCNGTGKVTSTLLLEDEIEKRLLYLLTHQHSNLTIYVHPIVHSHLTKGWWFSIANKWKRKCKCKISVKPNSDYYLTEFHFFDSNDEEIKF; the protein is encoded by the coding sequence GTGAATAAAGAACTAATTATTAACGCAGCACCAACCGGTGTTGAAATCGCCCTGCTCGAAAATAAAAAGCTGGTAGAACTGCACCACGAAAAAGCAGACGCCAGTTTCGCAGTGGGCGATCTATATCTTGGAAAAGTAAAAAAACTTATTCCAGGATTGAATGCCGCATTTGTGGATGTTGGCTTCGAGAAGGATGCATTCCTTCATTATACAGACCTAAGTCCGTATGCCCGATCGCTCCTGAAATTTACCCAGCAATGCATTGGCGATAAATCTGAACAAATATTTGATTTTTCCAAATTCCAGGCCGAACCTGAAATTATAAAAACCGGGAAAATAAATGAAGTACTAAACGGCAAGCCGGATATTCTTGTACAGATTTTAAAAGAACCCATTGCAGCAAAAGGACCAAGACTAAGTTGCGAAATATCGTTGCCGGGAAGATTTGTAGTTATTACCCCCTTCAATGATATTGTAGCAGTTTCTAAAAAAATTCATTCCGGTGAGGAGCGCAAAAGACTACAAAAGATAGTAGATGCAATAAAACCGAAAAATTTTGGTGTAATTGTGCGTACCGCAGCGGAGGGAAAAAGTACTTCGGAGCTACATGAGGATCTTCTTAATCTTGTCGAAACCTGGAAAGCGATTCAAAGAAATTTAAAGAGTAATACTGCACCTGCCAAAATTTTAAGCGAGCAGGACAAAACAACCTCTATTCTACGCGATTTGCTGAGCGAAGATTTTAACCGCGTTGTTATCAACGATAAAAATATCTACAACGATACCCTTTCTTACGTAAACAAAATAGCACCCGATAAGCAGAATATCGTATCTCATTACCATAATGGCATCCCGATTTTTGATCAATACGGTATTACCAAACAGGTAAAATCGTCTTTCGGTAAAACCGTAAACCTGCCCAGTGGCGCATACCTGATTATTGAGCATACAGAAGCATTGCATGTAGTAGACGTAAACAGTGGTTATAAAAGCGTAAGCAATAACCAGGAAGAAAATGCACTGGAAACAAATCTTGAAGCGGCGGAAGAGATTGCAAGACAGCTAAGACTGCGAGATATTGGTGGCATTATCGTTGTTGATTTTATCGATATGAAATTGCCTGACAACAAAAGAAAGCTGCAGGAAGCCATGGAAAACTTTATGCGCAGCGACAGGGCAAAACATGCTGTATTAGCCATATCAAAGTTTGGACTGATGCAGATAACCAGGCAGCGCATGAGGCCTGAAGTAAACATTAACACTTCGGAAATATGCCCGAGTTGCAATGGCACCGGTAAAGTAACCAGCACACTTTTACTGGAAGACGAAATTGAAAAAAGACTGCTCTACCTGTTAACACACCAGCACAGCAACCTGACGATTTATGTGCACCCGATCGTACATTCTCACCTAACCAAAGGCTGGTGGTTCTCGATTGCCAATAAATGGAAACGTAAATGCAAGTGTAAGATATCCGTAAAGCCAAACTCGGACTACTACCTGACAGAATTCCACTTTTTCGATTCAAATGATGAAGAAATAAAATTTTAG
- a CDS encoding tetratricopeptide repeat-containing protein, translating to MNENQKRCFVVMGFGTKTDFATGRKLDLNKSYRLLIKPVIEEKGLVCIRADEIMHSGAIDVPMYMELLRADVVIADISTANPNALYELGVRHALRPRTTIVISENKMPYPFDLNHIKITSYAHLGDAIDYEEVERFRKVLKETLDDVLNADQPDSPVYTFLQLIPPSLKEQIEQAVHERSHQATVTDDAADASQTLAVITDQAEDALAINDFVTAKTLFQSAMLIGRPENDNNKAAPNPYLVHRLALATYKAKLPDEVTALKNALKLLDEIDLTHTNDTETVALAGAIEKRLYENGGGEEHLSNGILFYQRGYYLLHNRYHAINLAFMLDYRAQSSLCKTKDERIADMVNARRIREDVLVLCNKDQSEIIARQQSAKMQEGLQKSDAYSISQHKTDTEQMFWILINKAEAYFGLGNLPAYETAVKEAAEIEHEKWMMDSLKEQINKLSKIQQMQQMLAGNVLQPVTA from the coding sequence ATGAATGAAAACCAAAAAAGATGTTTTGTTGTAATGGGCTTTGGCACCAAAACAGACTTTGCCACGGGCAGAAAGCTCGACCTTAATAAATCTTACCGTCTTTTAATAAAACCTGTAATAGAGGAAAAAGGTCTGGTATGCATACGCGCAGATGAGATCATGCACAGTGGCGCTATTGATGTGCCGATGTACATGGAACTATTAAGGGCAGATGTGGTAATTGCAGATATCTCTACTGCCAACCCGAATGCTTTGTATGAGCTTGGCGTAAGGCATGCGCTGCGGCCGCGGACAACGATCGTTATTTCTGAAAATAAAATGCCTTACCCCTTCGACCTGAATCACATAAAAATAACCAGCTATGCCCACCTTGGCGATGCAATAGATTATGAAGAAGTCGAACGCTTCAGGAAAGTATTGAAAGAAACTTTGGATGATGTTTTAAATGCTGACCAGCCTGACAGTCCGGTATATACCTTTCTACAGCTTATTCCACCATCGCTTAAGGAACAGATAGAGCAGGCAGTGCATGAAAGGTCGCACCAGGCTACCGTAACAGACGATGCTGCTGATGCATCGCAAACGCTTGCCGTTATTACTGACCAGGCGGAAGATGCGCTTGCAATCAATGACTTTGTTACCGCAAAAACACTGTTCCAGTCTGCTATGCTTATCGGCCGACCTGAAAACGACAATAATAAAGCTGCACCCAATCCATATCTTGTGCACCGGCTGGCATTGGCAACATACAAAGCCAAACTACCTGATGAAGTAACCGCTTTAAAAAATGCATTGAAACTTCTGGACGAAATTGATCTTACACATACCAACGATACAGAAACCGTGGCATTAGCTGGTGCCATAGAAAAGAGGCTTTACGAAAATGGCGGCGGAGAAGAACACCTTAGCAACGGCATATTGTTTTACCAGCGTGGTTATTACCTGTTGCATAACCGTTATCACGCCATAAACCTTGCTTTTATGCTTGATTACCGGGCGCAGTCTTCGCTTTGCAAAACAAAAGATGAACGTATTGCAGACATGGTAAATGCCAGGCGCATCCGCGAAGATGTTTTGGTATTATGTAATAAAGACCAGTCAGAAATTATTGCCCGCCAGCAAAGCGCAAAAATGCAGGAAGGCCTGCAAAAAAGTGATGCATATTCTATAAGCCAGCACAAGACAGATACCGAACAAATGTTTTGGATTTTGATCAACAAAGCCGAGGCGTATTTTGGTTTAGGTAATTTACCGGCTTATGAAACAGCCGTAAAAGAAGCTGCAGAAATTGAACATGAAAAATGGATGATGGATTCACTAAAAGAGCAAATCAACAAACTCTCAAAAATTCAACAAATGCAGCAAATGCTTGCGGGCAATGTATTACAGCCTGTAACGGCATAA
- the queG gene encoding tRNA epoxyqueuosine(34) reductase QueG, giving the protein MNTNTAILKKAAKKLGFDFCGVAAAVKLDDDARRLETWLNKRMNGSMKYMENHFDKRIDPRLLVPEAKSVITLMLNYYPAAQQQTDAPKIAKYAYGKDYHEVIREKLRLLLAELNSQIGAINGRGFVDSAPVLERSWAQRTGLGWIGKNGNLITKSSGSFFFIATLIVDAAFEYDDPFSNDYCGTCTRCLDSCPTNAILPGKVVDGSKCISYFTIELKDLLIPAEMEGRFQNWMFGCDVCQDVCPWNRFSKPSLENEFTPIPEILNLSTKEWEHLSEDAFNTIFKHSPLKRSKYKGIQRNLKFLKREE; this is encoded by the coding sequence TTGAATACCAATACAGCTATATTGAAAAAAGCCGCTAAAAAGCTGGGTTTCGATTTCTGTGGCGTTGCAGCGGCTGTAAAGCTCGATGACGATGCACGCAGGCTCGAAACATGGCTTAATAAACGTATGAATGGTTCCATGAAGTATATGGAAAATCATTTTGATAAAAGAATAGACCCGCGGTTATTGGTGCCGGAGGCAAAAAGTGTCATCACGCTGATGCTGAATTATTATCCTGCGGCGCAGCAGCAAACCGATGCCCCAAAAATTGCAAAGTATGCATACGGTAAAGACTACCATGAGGTAATAAGGGAGAAACTCAGGTTACTCCTGGCTGAACTTAACAGCCAAATAGGAGCAATAAATGGCAGGGGTTTCGTAGACTCGGCCCCCGTACTGGAGAGAAGCTGGGCACAACGCACCGGCCTTGGCTGGATAGGCAAGAATGGAAACCTTATCACAAAATCTTCCGGTTCGTTTTTTTTCATCGCCACACTAATTGTAGATGCGGCGTTTGAGTATGACGATCCTTTTTCAAACGATTATTGCGGCACCTGCACACGTTGCCTTGATAGCTGTCCGACGAATGCAATTTTGCCCGGGAAAGTAGTCGACGGAAGCAAATGCATCAGCTACTTTACAATAGAATTGAAAGACCTGCTGATACCCGCCGAAATGGAGGGCAGGTTTCAAAACTGGATGTTTGGGTGCGATGTATGCCAGGATGTATGTCCCTGGAACCGATTCAGCAAACCATCCCTGGAAAATGAGTTTACGCCTATACCGGAAATACTCAATCTTTCCACAAAGGAGTGGGAGCACCTTTCCGAAGACGCATTCAATACTATTTTTAAACATTCGCCACTTAAGCGCTCAAAATATAAAGGCATACAACGAAACCTGAAGTTTTTAAAACGGGAAGAATAA
- a CDS encoding DUF3857 domain-containing protein — protein MRSLFFLVLASLLATISTAQSKQKKFKYGDITAKDFETAVYSIDSSADAVYLFDVGNSFYQEDNNASFNVVYQKHARIRLLKKSSFDLATLELSLHKYGLNEEKLQDLDAATYNIENGKVVVTKLDKNSLFKDKNGSNTTVKFTFPNIKEGSIIEYNYQINTPSPFYVNGWNFQGNFPRLWSQYTVAIPEYYDFVMINQGYLPYAKDTVSMYKRTFHLADRSGAEAARTGSIEGNVLEHTWAIENVPVLKKESYTTTLDNHIAKMEFQLSALRYPNRGIEPYMSNWIDFAKDLMKDEDFAEVLNHDNNWLNDEIKPITASISEDENKAKKIYEYVQNNYSCTDNYALFLSQPLKKTAQLKKGNVADINILLAAMLKNAGFEVHPVLLSTREHGYASETYPIMSKFNYVVVQATKNGKQYILDASDPYTGFNNLPEECYNGTGRVIAEVPLLVNLSPDSLTESKVTTVFMINDNDKIAGSFSTLLGNFESRGIRKKLKATSEEAFFKDIKKAYPMDIEMANAKVDSLKMAEYPLTIKYDIKFNTGDEDILYFNPMLAEAYTENPFKAAERSYPVEMSSCQNETYILNMEIPKGYVVEEMPKSARVMLNEDEGMFEYIIGKTGDRIQLRCKTVIKKATFLPEDYATLRDFFAFIVKKQAEQIVLKKQ, from the coding sequence ATGCGCTCGTTATTTTTCCTTGTGCTTGCATCCCTTCTGGCTACAATTTCAACCGCCCAGTCAAAACAAAAAAAATTTAAGTATGGCGATATAACAGCCAAAGATTTTGAAACAGCGGTTTATAGCATAGATTCTTCTGCCGATGCCGTTTATTTATTTGACGTAGGAAATTCGTTTTACCAGGAAGACAACAATGCTTCCTTTAATGTGGTCTACCAGAAACACGCCAGGATACGGCTATTGAAAAAAAGTTCTTTTGATCTTGCGACCCTCGAACTTTCGTTGCATAAATATGGCCTGAACGAAGAAAAACTACAGGACCTTGACGCAGCAACATATAACATAGAAAATGGTAAGGTCGTTGTAACCAAACTAGACAAAAACTCACTATTTAAAGATAAAAATGGCAGCAATACCACAGTCAAATTTACCTTTCCGAATATAAAAGAAGGTTCAATCATCGAATACAATTACCAGATAAATACACCATCTCCGTTTTATGTGAATGGCTGGAACTTCCAGGGTAACTTCCCAAGACTATGGTCGCAGTATACCGTGGCAATACCGGAGTATTACGACTTTGTCATGATCAACCAGGGATACCTGCCATATGCAAAAGATACCGTATCTATGTACAAACGCACCTTTCATCTTGCAGACCGCAGTGGTGCCGAAGCTGCCAGAACAGGCAGCATTGAAGGGAATGTATTGGAGCATACCTGGGCCATCGAGAACGTTCCTGTTTTGAAAAAAGAAAGCTATACCACAACCTTGGATAATCATATAGCCAAGATGGAATTCCAGCTTTCAGCACTCCGCTACCCTAACCGGGGAATAGAACCATATATGTCGAACTGGATCGATTTTGCAAAAGACCTGATGAAAGACGAGGATTTTGCTGAAGTGCTAAATCATGATAATAACTGGCTTAACGACGAAATAAAACCCATTACAGCAAGCATTTCCGAAGATGAAAACAAAGCCAAAAAGATATATGAATATGTACAAAACAACTACAGCTGTACAGATAACTATGCGCTTTTCTTATCACAGCCATTGAAAAAAACTGCCCAGCTAAAAAAGGGCAATGTTGCTGATATCAATATTCTTTTGGCGGCCATGCTTAAAAATGCCGGCTTTGAAGTTCACCCTGTTTTGTTAAGCACAAGAGAGCATGGTTATGCGTCTGAAACGTACCCGATAATGTCGAAGTTTAACTATGTTGTAGTGCAGGCAACAAAAAATGGTAAGCAATATATCCTGGATGCATCAGATCCCTACACTGGTTTTAATAACCTTCCGGAAGAGTGTTACAATGGCACGGGAAGGGTTATAGCAGAAGTACCGTTACTTGTAAACTTATCTCCTGATTCACTGACAGAATCGAAGGTTACCACTGTCTTCATGATCAATGACAACGATAAAATTGCAGGCTCTTTTTCAACATTGCTCGGCAATTTTGAATCACGCGGAATAAGAAAAAAGCTGAAGGCGACTTCAGAAGAAGCGTTCTTTAAAGATATTAAGAAGGCATACCCGATGGATATAGAAATGGCTAACGCAAAAGTAGATTCGCTGAAAATGGCTGAGTACCCGCTTACAATTAAGTATGATATAAAATTCAATACGGGAGATGAAGACATCCTGTACTTCAATCCTATGCTTGCTGAAGCTTATACAGAAAATCCATTTAAGGCTGCTGAACGTTCTTATCCTGTTGAAATGTCTTCGTGCCAGAACGAAACCTATATATTAAACATGGAAATACCCAAAGGCTATGTAGTGGAAGAAATGCCAAAATCTGCGCGGGTAATGTTGAATGAAGATGAAGGTATGTTTGAATACATTATCGGGAAAACAGGTGATCGTATTCAACTGCGGTGCAAAACGGTAATTAAAAAAGCAACCTTTTTACCCGAAGACTACGCAACCCTGAGAGACTTCTTTGCATTTATTGTAAAAAAACAGGCTGAACAAATTGTACTTAAGAAACAATAA
- a CDS encoding DUF3857 domain-containing protein encodes MKRIFYCLAVCMPLLCKAQSYNSLLIADSLTKNANVVCRYKELRVEIKDPGKARIYRKHAYTILNEAGDRYSFFYTHYDKFNDINDIDGSLFDAAGKQLKNVKKKDIEDLSGNDDISLMVDTRYKAHSFYYRNYPYTVEYEESKTIDGVFDLPDWYPQQSNTMSVQYSKLVVVTPKNLDIRFKQFNFTGKPIITEEKDTKVYTWEIKNIPAKVSEVLQPAWREILPMVILAPTSFEIQGYKGEMSSWENFGMFINSLLKDKSALPDPVKQKVHALTDGINDPKEKVKTLYNFLQQNTRYISVQLGIGGWQPFDANYVFTKRYGDCKALSNYMVALLREAGIKANYVLIRAGDDEDDILTDFPSNQFNHATVCVPMEKDTMWLECTSQTVAPGYQGDFTGNRHALLIDEKGGHIVQTKYYKAEDNLQLRNITSAIDETGKLTATIKTYYTCLQQDDLHNKINYLSRDKILESLKKDIDLPDYDIVDFKYEEKKLEKAALNEDLKLVANSYASVSGKRMFVMPNILSKNNYKLKTEEQRRYEIEYTSSFTDRDTISIKIPAGYNIESMPKDVSINNKFGSYEIHFKFEADMITCTRNYTRSEGRFPAADYGELVKFYDYMYKADRSKIVFVKKEG; translated from the coding sequence GTGAAAAGAATTTTTTATTGTCTCGCCGTTTGCATGCCCTTATTGTGTAAAGCGCAATCTTACAATTCTTTGTTGATTGCAGATTCTTTGACAAAAAATGCGAATGTGGTATGCAGGTATAAAGAATTGCGCGTTGAAATTAAAGACCCGGGAAAGGCGCGAATATATCGGAAACATGCCTACACGATCTTAAATGAGGCGGGAGACCGTTACTCATTTTTCTATACGCATTATGACAAGTTCAATGATATCAATGACATTGATGGCTCGTTATTCGATGCCGCCGGTAAACAACTCAAAAACGTAAAAAAGAAAGATATAGAAGACCTCAGTGGTAATGATGACATAAGCCTGATGGTTGATACAAGGTATAAAGCGCATAGCTTTTATTATCGCAACTACCCTTACACCGTTGAATACGAAGAATCAAAAACAATTGACGGAGTATTCGACCTGCCGGACTGGTATCCTCAACAAAGCAATACAATGAGTGTACAATACAGTAAGCTGGTAGTAGTAACACCTAAAAACCTGGACATAAGATTCAAACAATTTAATTTCACAGGCAAGCCAATAATAACTGAAGAAAAGGATACTAAAGTATATACGTGGGAAATTAAAAACATACCAGCAAAAGTATCTGAGGTTTTACAACCTGCATGGCGGGAAATTTTGCCAATGGTAATACTGGCACCAACAAGTTTTGAAATACAGGGGTATAAAGGCGAAATGTCTTCATGGGAAAACTTTGGCATGTTTATAAACAGCCTTTTGAAAGATAAAAGTGCACTGCCGGACCCGGTAAAGCAAAAAGTACATGCACTGACTGACGGCATAAATGATCCTAAAGAAAAGGTAAAAACGCTATACAATTTTTTGCAACAAAATACAAGGTATATCAGTGTACAGCTTGGTATTGGCGGCTGGCAACCTTTTGACGCTAACTATGTATTTACAAAACGATACGGCGATTGTAAAGCATTATCAAACTATATGGTTGCACTTCTTAGAGAAGCTGGTATAAAAGCAAATTATGTACTAATTCGGGCGGGTGATGATGAAGACGATATTCTTACGGATTTTCCTTCTAACCAGTTTAACCATGCAACTGTTTGTGTGCCCATGGAAAAAGATACTATGTGGCTGGAATGCACTAGCCAAACAGTCGCACCCGGGTACCAGGGAGATTTTACAGGGAACCGCCATGCATTATTGATCGATGAAAAAGGCGGACATATTGTACAAACCAAATACTATAAAGCAGAAGACAACCTTCAACTAAGAAATATAACTTCTGCTATTGATGAAACAGGAAAATTAACAGCTACTATAAAAACCTATTATACCTGCCTGCAGCAGGACGATTTGCATAATAAGATTAACTATTTATCGAGAGATAAAATTCTTGAATCGCTGAAAAAGGATATAGACCTGCCTGACTATGATATCGTAGATTTTAAGTACGAAGAAAAGAAACTGGAAAAAGCTGCGTTGAATGAAGACTTGAAGCTTGTTGCAAACAGCTACGCTTCTGTTTCGGGAAAGCGCATGTTTGTAATGCCAAACATTCTTAGTAAAAACAATTACAAACTAAAGACAGAAGAGCAGCGCCGCTACGAAATAGAATACACTTCATCGTTTACAGACAGAGATACCATCTCCATAAAAATACCTGCCGGTTACAATATTGAATCAATGCCAAAGGATGTTAGCATCAACAACAAGTTTGGCAGCTACGAAATCCATTTCAAATTTGAAGCAGACATGATTACCTGTACACGTAACTATACACGCAGTGAGGGTCGTTTTCCGGCTGCAGATTACGGTGAGCTCGTAAAATTTTACGACTATATGTACAAGGCAGACCGCAGTAAAATTGTATTTGTGAAAAAAGAAGGATAA